Proteins encoded in a region of the Candidatus Poribacteria bacterium genome:
- a CDS encoding S41 family peptidase, with product MRNRRYVLHILLILVFAGALTAALKIGQSEDANRSGDRATIIQLQKTLIEVIQMTRENYYREVDVKKMMEGAIKGALASLGDPYTFYQSPEDQKRERENLFEAQFGGIGIRIYEDKGFIKIAMPLPNTPASRAGLRPGDIILKVDGKTAVLGAETGLNIYDVVDMLRGKPNTPVTVTIKRRGRAEPFDVTLIRQVIDIESVKYAMLPDKIGYIWVMSFTGRTEQEFTKAVNELKKQGMKALILDLRWDSGGLLSAAKAVADAFLSEGVIVSTKGRRKEFNNVFMADEKTLVPNDMDLVVLVNEVSASGSEIVAGAIKDNKRGVLLGTKTYGKGVVQERFPLRYGGAVSITISSYYTPSGVCIDKQGIEPNIIVEPRKLDDIQAAMREKMYESGVLENFVISCIESYERKNGKTPKDFKLIEAKLPQLMKKLRKEGINLDEEIVKIEARKVFDMNVGISRVPDPDTDKQLQKAIEVIKNGMVAKALSSEKPIKM from the coding sequence ATGCGGAACCGGAGATATGTGCTTCATATCCTACTGATCCTGGTCTTCGCGGGTGCTCTGACGGCGGCGCTGAAGATAGGCCAAAGCGAGGACGCTAACCGATCGGGCGATCGGGCCACGATCATTCAACTCCAAAAGACCCTTATCGAAGTTATCCAGATGACCCGCGAGAACTATTACCGGGAGGTCGACGTCAAAAAGATGATGGAGGGCGCCATCAAGGGAGCCCTGGCTTCCCTGGGAGATCCATACACCTTTTATCAAAGCCCTGAGGATCAAAAGCGTGAGCGTGAGAACCTGTTTGAAGCGCAGTTCGGTGGGATAGGGATACGTATCTATGAGGACAAGGGGTTCATAAAGATAGCGATGCCTCTCCCTAATACCCCCGCCTCGCGCGCCGGTCTCCGGCCAGGAGATATCATCTTGAAGGTTGACGGAAAGACGGCTGTGCTTGGAGCTGAAACAGGGCTCAATATCTACGACGTCGTGGATATGCTCCGCGGCAAGCCTAACACCCCCGTAACCGTTACGATCAAGCGGAGGGGCAGAGCGGAACCATTCGACGTTACCCTCATCAGACAGGTGATAGATATAGAGAGCGTTAAATATGCAATGCTCCCTGATAAGATAGGCTATATCTGGGTGATGAGCTTCACGGGCAGGACGGAACAGGAGTTCACCAAAGCGGTAAATGAGCTCAAGAAACAGGGAATGAAGGCGCTAATTTTGGATCTGAGATGGGACTCAGGAGGCCTACTCTCGGCCGCTAAAGCGGTCGCCGATGCTTTCCTCTCAGAGGGCGTTATCGTCTCGACGAAGGGCAGAAGGAAGGAGTTTAACAACGTCTTCATGGCGGATGAGAAGACGCTTGTACCGAACGATATGGATCTCGTTGTGCTCGTCAACGAGGTGAGCGCAAGTGGTTCGGAGATCGTAGCCGGAGCGATCAAGGACAACAAACGAGGGGTGCTCCTGGGGACGAAAACCTACGGCAAAGGAGTGGTCCAGGAGAGGTTCCCGCTCCGATACGGTGGCGCCGTCTCGATAACGATATCCTCGTATTACACTCCCAGCGGCGTCTGCATCGATAAACAGGGTATCGAGCCGAACATCATCGTCGAACCCAGAAAGCTGGATGATATACAGGCGGCGATGAGGGAGAAGATGTATGAATCAGGAGTGTTGGAGAATTTCGTCATCTCCTGTATCGAGTCATACGAAAGGAAAAACGGTAAGACACCTAAAGACTTCAAGCTGATCGAAGCGAAGCTGCCACAGTTGATGAAAAAGCTGAGGAAAGAGGGAATAAACCTGGACGAGGAGATAGTTAAAATCGAGGCGCGTAAGGTCTTCGACATGAACGTCGGAATATCCAGAGTGCCCGATCCGGATACGGATAAACAGCTCCAAAAGGCGATCGAAGTCATCAAGAACGGAATGGTCGCCAAAGCGCTTTCCTCCGAAAAACCGATAAAGATGTAA